A single region of the Leishmania donovani BPK282A1 complete genome, chromosome 19 genome encodes:
- a CDS encoding nucleosome assembly protein, putative: protein MPPKNQRNAPVVIPEEDDEGDMMEMDNMLDFQKYLDSDFSKNFMAGLPEKIRQRAQVLSAYDKDFSAQQKAYKVKEMDILRRYDALFEPLLQRRKEIVTGAAVSDEEVKKGMPEEHVNVISVEVDDTDEAAKAADAFGLEGFWLRVLRHHTVIDSTIEPHDEDVLKHLVDIRSSVAEGEYGSFQVIFTFSPNDFFEEETITATVSIKDDKPELTVSPITWKPGKNVMMHTVTKKQRAKRTGQVRTTTRDVPQLSFFWLFKKKTEAVGDDDGEEDGEEDDEEQRISMLEVLHTCIVPNAVRYYTGEAPNGFSDVDEEDEEDEEEEEEEEEIIPRGRGGNRGGRGGRGGRGI, encoded by the coding sequence ATGCCGCCGAAGAACCAGCGTAACGCACCTGTGGTGATCCCGGAGGAAGATGACGAGGGTGACATGATGGAGATGGACAACATGCTGGACTTCCAGAAGTACCTCGACTCCGACTTCTCGAAGAATTTCATGGCAGGCCTGCCGGAGAAGATCCGTCAGCGGGCGCAGGTTCTCTCCGCCTACGACAAGGACTTCTCCGCGCAGCAAAAGGCGTACAAGGTGAAGGAGATGGACATCCTGCGCCGCTACGACGCCCTCttcgagccgctgctgcagcgtcgcaaGGAAATCGTCACGGGGGCCGCGGTCTCCGAtgaggaggtgaagaagggcATGCCGGAGGAGCACGTCAATGTGATATCGGTGGAAGTAGATGACACGGACGAGGCCGCCAAGGCCGCCGACGCGTTTGGCCTGGAGGGCTTctggctgcgcgtgctgcgtcACCACACGGTGATCGACAGCACGATTGAGCCGCACGACGAGGACGTTCTGAAGCACCTCGTCGATATTCGGTCTTCTGTCGCGGAAGGGGAATACGGTAGCTTCCAGGTGATTTTCACCTTCTCGCCGAACGACTTCTTCGAGGAGGAaaccatcaccgccacggTCAGCATCAAGGATGACAAGCCGGAGCTGACGGTGTCGCCCATCACGTGGAAGCCGGGCAAGAACGTCATGATGCACACCGTCACAAAGAAGCAGCGGGCGAAGCGCACGGGGCAGGtgcgcaccaccacgcgCGACGTGCCGCAGCTCTCATTCTTTTGGCTATTCAAGAAGAAGACCGAAGCCGTCGGagatgacgacggcgaggaggacggcgaggaggacgacgaggagcagcgcataAGCATGCtcgaggtgctgcacacgTGTATCGTGCCAAATGCCGTGCGCTACTACACCGGCGAGGCCCCTAACGGCTTCAGCGAtgtcgacgaggaggacgaggaggacgaagaggaggaagaagaggaagaggagatcATCccgcgcggccgcggcggcaaccgtggcggccgtggtggccgcggtggccgtggcATCTAA
- a CDS encoding RNA polymerase III C11 subunit, putative, whose amino-acid sequence MFFCPFCSTLLLVVPHVEGNALACATCRYVHSVASASPQVPRNAFGEPILTIQHSFVSHNRQLMDAEEDPAMEAAASSSAAACHTTAAFAPVGKAETSAEGGQITTIPCQNEDNPCQSTKAYFIQIQMRSADEPATVFFKCVECGHQWRQD is encoded by the coding sequence ATGTTCTTCTGTCCGTTTTGTTctacgctgctgctcgtggtGCCGCATGTGGAGGGCAACGCGCTCGCGTGTGCCACGTGCCGCTACGTCCACTCCGTCGCCAGCGCGAGCCCGCAAGTCCCCAGAAACGCGTTCGGTGAGCCAATCCTCACCATCCAGCACTCCTTTGTGTCGCACAACCGTCAACTCATGGACGCTGAGGAAGATccggcgatggaggcggcggcttcgtccagcgccgcggcgtgccACACAACCGCTGCGTTCGCTCCAGTAGGCAAGGCGGAGACATCCGCGGAGGGAGGCCAGATCACGACGATTCCGTGCCAGAACGAAGACAACCCGTGCCAGAGCACCAAGGCCTACTTTATTCAAATCCAAATGCGTTCTGCTGACGAGCCGGCAACCGTGTTCTTCAAGTGCGTCGAGTGCGGCCATCAGTGGCGACAGGACTAA
- a CDS encoding synaptobrevin-type transport protein, putative: MAANGCFIAALIARTHDRLPLCSYTDDNYSNANVIRQQEQRIVERMESPAGGTDRAAAKGSYYESFDHKDNVYFAFQDAATDLTLVVAVNKLLLRNSGDINGMNKLACGLLDLIFSEFIQMYTPAEIGAPNVRAYQFIKFDATLRKCVTRIMQQDRTTGDRIVVGSGTSGGSSGSGAGAGPSGGGVGATGMIRRQVNPQYDALRQEITDVHMVMRKNLEDLMTRGEGLDTMTNYSAELVDQSSRYYKKTVQMNRMRLLKTYGPPAAIGLFLIVFFYLYFF, from the coding sequence ATGGCGGCTAACGGCTGCTTCATTGCAGCCCTGATAGCCCGCACGCATGACCGACTGCCCTTGTGCAGCTACACGGATGACAACTACAGCAACGCGAATGTGATtcggcagcaggagcagcgcattGTAGAACGGATGGAGTCGCCGGCGGGTGGCACAGaccgggcggcggcgaaggggagCTACTACGAGAGTTTCGACCACAAGGACAACGTCTACTTTGCCTTTCAAGACGCGGCGACGGACTTGACGCTGGTTGTGGCAGTCAacaagctgctgctgcgcaactCGGGCGACATCAACGGCATGAACAAGCTAGCCTGTGGGCTGCTCGACCTCATTTTCTCGGAGTTCATTCAGATGTACACGCCGGCGGAGATCGGCGCTCCCAACGTGAGGGCGTACCAGTTTATCAAGTTTGACGCGACGCTGCGAAAGTGCGTGACGCGCATCATGCAGCAGGACCGTACCACCGGGGACAGAATTGTGGTCGGCTCCGGGACAAGCGGTGGCAGTAGTGGGTCTGGAGCTGGCGCCGGCCCAagtggtggcggtgtcggGGCAACGGGCATGATACGTCGCCAGGTCAACCCACAGTACGATGCGCTGCGACAGGAGATCACGGATGTGCACATGGTTATGCGCAAGAATCTGGAAGACCTCATGACGCGCGGCGAGGGGCTCGACACCATGACGAACTACTCCGCCGAGCTCGTGGATCAGAGCTCCCGCTATTACAAGAAGACGGTGCAGATGAACCGCATGCGTCTCCTCAAGACGTACGGCCCACCGGCAGCGATCGGGCTTTTCCTCATTGTTTTCTTCTACTTGTACTTCTTCTGA